One window from the genome of Streptomyces cadmiisoli encodes:
- the ileS gene encoding isoleucine--tRNA ligase yields the protein MTTPTYRQVPAQVDLPALEHAVLDFWREQKIFTKSLEHSEGRPEWVFYEGPPTANGMPGAHHIEARVFKDVFPRFRTMRGYHVARKAGWDCHGLPVELAVEKELGFSGKKDIEAYGIAEFNARCRESVLRHTDAFSELTTRMGYWVDLDEAYVTMEPEYIESVWWSLKEIFKKGLLVQDHRVAPWCPRCGTGLSDHELAQGYETVVDPSVYVRFPLTSGPLAGEATLLVWTTTPWTLVSNTAVAAHPEVTYVVATDGEEKLVVAEPLVEKALGEGWRTTGRSFTGAEMERWTYRRPFELVEFPEGTEAHFVVNAEYVTTEDGTGLVHQSPAFGEDDLKVCRAYGLPVVNPVRPDGTFEENLPLVGGVFFKKADEKLTEDLGERGLLFKHLPYEHSYPHCWRCHTALLYYAQPSWYIRTTAIKDRLLEENERTNWYPDTVKHGRYGDWLNNNIDWALSRNRYWGTPLPIWRCEDDHLTVVGSRAELTELTGTDQSGLDPHRPYIDEVTFDCPQCAKTATRVPEVIDAWYDSGSMPFAQWGYPYKNKELFESRYPAQFISEAIDQTRGWFYTLMAVGTLVFDKSSYENVVCLGHILAEDGRKMSKHLGNILQPIPLMDQHGADAVRWFMAAGGSPWAARRVGHGTIQEVVRKTLLTYWNTVAFQALYARTSGWAPSAADPAPADRPLLDRWLLSELHALTDQVTQSLEAYDTQRAGKLLSAFVDDLSNWYVRRSRRRFWQGDKAALRTLHEVVETVTKLMAPLTPFITERVWQDLIVPVTPGAPESVHLASWPEADLTAVDPELSKHMVLVRRLVELGRATRAESGVKTRQPLRRALIAATGFDALDRELHTQITEELNVESLASLSEVGGSLVDTTAKANFRALGKRFGKRVQDVAKAVAGADAAALSLALREGTASVEVDGETITLAPDEVIITETPREGWSVASDAGATVALDLEITEDLRRAGLARDAIRLIQEARKNSGLDVADRIALRWTATDPAVIAALAGHSDLIADEVLATDFAQGEADDTYGAPFTDEPLTLTFRLRKA from the coding sequence ATGACAACGCCGACGTACCGCCAGGTGCCCGCCCAGGTCGACCTGCCCGCCCTCGAGCACGCCGTGCTCGACTTCTGGCGCGAGCAGAAGATCTTCACCAAGAGCCTGGAGCACTCCGAGGGCCGCCCCGAGTGGGTGTTCTACGAGGGCCCGCCCACCGCGAACGGCATGCCGGGCGCCCACCACATCGAGGCGCGCGTCTTCAAGGACGTCTTCCCCCGCTTCCGCACCATGCGCGGCTACCACGTGGCCCGCAAGGCCGGCTGGGACTGCCACGGCCTGCCCGTGGAGCTCGCGGTCGAGAAGGAGCTCGGCTTCAGCGGCAAGAAGGACATCGAGGCGTACGGCATCGCCGAGTTCAACGCCAGGTGCCGGGAGTCCGTGCTCCGCCACACCGACGCCTTCTCCGAGCTGACGACCCGCATGGGCTACTGGGTCGACCTCGACGAGGCGTACGTGACGATGGAGCCGGAGTACATCGAGTCCGTCTGGTGGTCCCTGAAGGAGATCTTCAAAAAGGGCCTGCTGGTCCAGGACCACCGCGTCGCGCCCTGGTGCCCGCGCTGCGGCACGGGCCTGTCCGACCACGAGCTGGCCCAGGGCTACGAGACCGTCGTCGACCCCTCGGTCTACGTCCGCTTCCCGCTCACCTCCGGCCCGCTCGCCGGCGAGGCCACCCTCCTGGTGTGGACGACGACCCCCTGGACGCTGGTCTCCAACACCGCGGTCGCCGCCCACCCCGAGGTCACCTACGTCGTCGCGACCGACGGCGAGGAGAAGCTCGTCGTCGCCGAGCCGCTCGTCGAGAAGGCGCTCGGCGAGGGCTGGCGGACCACCGGCCGGTCCTTCACCGGCGCCGAGATGGAGCGCTGGACCTACCGGCGCCCGTTCGAGCTGGTCGAGTTCCCCGAGGGCACGGAAGCCCACTTCGTCGTCAACGCCGAGTACGTCACCACGGAGGACGGCACCGGTCTGGTCCACCAGTCCCCCGCCTTCGGTGAGGACGACCTCAAGGTGTGCCGCGCCTACGGCCTGCCGGTGGTGAACCCGGTCCGCCCGGACGGCACCTTCGAGGAGAACCTCCCCCTGGTCGGCGGCGTCTTCTTCAAGAAGGCCGACGAGAAGCTCACCGAGGACCTCGGCGAGCGCGGCCTGCTGTTCAAGCACCTGCCGTACGAGCACAGCTACCCGCACTGCTGGCGCTGCCACACCGCGCTCCTCTACTACGCGCAGCCGTCCTGGTACATCCGCACGACGGCGATCAAGGACCGTCTCCTGGAGGAGAACGAGCGGACCAACTGGTACCCGGACACGGTCAAGCACGGCCGGTACGGCGACTGGCTCAACAACAACATCGACTGGGCGCTGTCCCGCAACCGCTACTGGGGCACGCCGCTGCCGATCTGGCGCTGCGAGGACGACCACCTCACCGTCGTCGGCTCCCGCGCCGAGCTGACCGAGCTCACCGGCACCGACCAGTCCGGCCTCGACCCGCACCGGCCGTACATCGACGAGGTCACCTTCGACTGCCCGCAGTGCGCGAAGACGGCCACGCGCGTGCCGGAGGTCATCGACGCCTGGTACGACTCGGGTTCGATGCCGTTCGCGCAGTGGGGCTACCCGTACAAGAACAAGGAACTGTTCGAGTCCCGGTACCCGGCGCAGTTCATCAGCGAGGCCATCGACCAGACCCGCGGCTGGTTCTACACGCTGATGGCGGTCGGCACGCTGGTCTTCGACAAGTCGTCGTACGAGAACGTCGTCTGCCTCGGCCACATCCTCGCCGAGGACGGCCGGAAGATGTCCAAGCACCTGGGCAACATCCTCCAGCCCATCCCGCTGATGGATCAGCACGGCGCGGACGCGGTCCGCTGGTTCATGGCGGCCGGCGGCTCCCCGTGGGCGGCCCGCCGGGTGGGCCACGGCACCATCCAGGAGGTCGTGCGCAAGACGCTGCTCACCTACTGGAACACGGTGGCCTTCCAGGCCCTGTACGCCCGCACGAGCGGCTGGGCCCCCTCCGCGGCCGACCCGGCCCCGGCCGACCGCCCGCTGCTGGACCGCTGGCTGCTGTCCGAGCTGCACGCGCTGACCGACCAGGTGACCCAGTCCCTGGAGGCGTACGACACCCAGCGCGCCGGCAAGCTGCTGTCGGCGTTCGTCGACGACCTGTCGAACTGGTACGTCCGCCGCTCCCGGCGCCGCTTCTGGCAGGGTGACAAGGCCGCCCTGCGCACCCTGCACGAGGTCGTGGAGACGGTCACCAAGCTGATGGCCCCGCTGACCCCGTTCATCACGGAGCGGGTCTGGCAGGACCTGATCGTGCCGGTCACCCCGGGCGCCCCGGAGTCGGTGCACCTGGCGTCCTGGCCCGAGGCGGACCTCACCGCGGTCGACCCGGAGCTGTCGAAGCACATGGTGCTGGTGCGCCGGCTGGTCGAGCTCGGCCGTGCCACCCGCGCGGAGTCGGGCGTCAAGACCCGTCAGCCGCTCCGGCGCGCGCTGATCGCGGCCACGGGCTTCGACGCGCTCGACCGTGAACTGCACACGCAGATCACCGAGGAACTGAACGTCGAGTCCCTGGCCTCCCTCTCCGAGGTGGGCGGCTCCCTGGTCGACACGACCGCGAAGGCCAACTTCCGCGCCCTCGGCAAGCGCTTCGGCAAGCGCGTCCAGGACGTCGCCAAGGCCGTCGCCGGCGCCGACGCGGCCGCCCTGTCCCTGGCGCTGCGCGAGGGCACGGCGTCGGTGGAGGTCGACGGCGAGACCATCACGCTGGCCCCCGACGAGGTCATCATCACCGAGACCCCGCGCGAGGGCTGGTCGGTCGCGTCCGACGCCGGCGCGACGGTCGCCCTGGACCTGGAGATCACCGAGGACCTGCGCCGGGCGGGCCTGGCCCGGGACGCGATCCGCCTGATCCAGGAGGCCCGCAAGAACAGCGGCCTCGACGTCGCCGACCGGATCGCCCTGCGCTGGACGGCCACGGACCCGGCGGTCATCGCCGCCCTGGCCGGGCACAGCGACCTGATCGCCGACGAGGTCCTCGCCACGGACTTCGCCCAGGGCGAGGCGGACGACACCTACGGCGCCCCGTTCACGGACGAGCCGCTGACGCTGACGTTCCGCCTGCGCAAGGCGTAA
- a CDS encoding TraR/DksA C4-type zinc finger protein, whose product MMAKKTAVQQSASGKSGGKSVSAAGSAGSAGAFGGAAAAAGSGGAAAGSGGAAKDVGGKKSTQRTPATGRRTSADAAGTGRSTAAGAKGAGKATDAGKASGAGKATDAGKASGAEKASGAEKASGRAVAGVAGTKASTGRKAAPGKAAPTGEKSAPGKVAAGDKAGGDKAAGGTAVKKTPAKKAPARKTQVKKAPAGTEGAVGKATVTGEGTGAETRAGKAAAKAAAKGPTGTKATVGTADGTKAAAKSPAGSKTKADRAAGKKTTVEAPARAEAAARASADRKATTKASADGKTTAEAPADMKATAKAPADKKSTAKVPADRRTSAKPSAGKKSAVKAPPGAETAAEASAGKKATGKVPADRKTTAKAPADKKEAVKAPADGKASAELPAGKKAKASAADTSGAEAGSEAAVAAGSAAGAEAAGGEPSAEKAAASARRRAARKATRAKATVRNSRTVEAGEPPGRKEAAGGKRAVKKSTAKKVGAAQAAEQTGATTVVAKKTPGRATAAKTAVPKARIAAAEPGDLAVRPGEDPWTPEEVDEARAELTSEAERLRTEIASSEASVVGLMRDSGDGAGDDQVDTGTKNITREHELALAANAREMLTQTERALQRLDTGTYGLCENCGNPIGKARMQAFPRATLCVECKQKQERR is encoded by the coding sequence ATGATGGCGAAGAAGACCGCCGTACAGCAGTCGGCGTCCGGAAAGTCCGGCGGAAAGTCCGTGAGTGCGGCGGGTTCCGCGGGTTCCGCGGGTGCGTTCGGTGGCGCCGCCGCGGCGGCGGGCTCCGGTGGCGCGGCGGCGGGCTCCGGTGGCGCGGCCAAGGACGTCGGCGGCAAGAAGAGCACGCAGCGGACACCGGCGACCGGGCGGCGGACGTCGGCGGACGCCGCCGGAACGGGTCGGAGCACTGCCGCCGGGGCGAAGGGGGCCGGGAAGGCGACGGACGCCGGGAAGGCCAGCGGGGCCGGGAAGGCGACGGACGCCGGGAAGGCCAGCGGCGCTGAGAAGGCGAGCGGCGCTGAGAAGGCGAGCGGCAGGGCGGTGGCCGGGGTGGCCGGGACAAAGGCTTCAACCGGCCGGAAGGCGGCGCCCGGGAAGGCCGCGCCGACCGGCGAGAAGTCGGCGCCCGGGAAGGTGGCTGCCGGGGACAAGGCCGGCGGGGACAAGGCTGCAGGCGGTACGGCTGTGAAGAAGACGCCCGCCAAGAAGGCGCCGGCCAGAAAGACGCAGGTCAAGAAGGCCCCGGCTGGGACCGAGGGGGCCGTGGGCAAGGCGACGGTCACCGGGGAGGGCACCGGTGCGGAAACACGCGCAGGGAAGGCCGCTGCCAAGGCTGCTGCCAAAGGCCCGACGGGTACGAAGGCCACGGTCGGGACCGCGGACGGGACGAAGGCCGCTGCCAAGTCCCCTGCGGGATCGAAGACGAAGGCCGATAGGGCGGCAGGCAAGAAGACCACGGTCGAGGCCCCGGCCCGAGCGGAGGCCGCTGCCCGGGCATCGGCGGACAGGAAGGCCACCACCAAGGCCTCTGCGGACGGGAAGACCACCGCCGAAGCTCCAGCCGACATGAAGGCCACCGCGAAAGCCCCGGCGGACAAGAAGTCCACCGCCAAGGTGCCGGCGGACAGGCGGACGAGCGCCAAGCCCTCGGCGGGCAAGAAGTCCGCGGTCAAGGCCCCGCCCGGAGCGGAGACCGCTGCCGAGGCGTCGGCGGGTAAGAAGGCGACCGGCAAGGTTCCCGCGGACAGGAAGACCACCGCCAAAGCCCCGGCGGACAAGAAGGAAGCCGTCAAGGCCCCCGCAGACGGGAAGGCCAGCGCCGAGCTTCCGGCAGGCAAGAAGGCCAAGGCGTCGGCTGCTGACACCTCCGGTGCGGAGGCGGGCTCCGAGGCGGCGGTCGCCGCCGGGAGCGCGGCCGGAGCGGAAGCCGCGGGTGGGGAGCCGTCCGCGGAGAAGGCCGCGGCGAGCGCCCGGCGGCGGGCCGCGCGGAAGGCGACCCGGGCGAAGGCGACGGTCAGGAACTCCCGGACGGTGGAGGCCGGGGAGCCGCCGGGCCGGAAAGAGGCCGCGGGCGGCAAGCGAGCGGTCAAGAAGAGCACGGCCAAAAAGGTGGGCGCGGCGCAGGCCGCGGAGCAGACGGGAGCCACGACGGTGGTTGCGAAGAAGACTCCTGGCCGGGCCACGGCGGCGAAGACCGCCGTCCCCAAGGCCCGTATCGCCGCGGCGGAGCCCGGCGACCTCGCGGTGCGCCCCGGCGAGGACCCCTGGACGCCGGAAGAGGTCGACGAGGCCCGCGCGGAGCTGACGTCCGAGGCGGAGCGCCTGCGTACCGAGATCGCCTCCTCGGAGGCGTCCGTGGTCGGCCTGATGCGGGACTCCGGGGACGGCGCCGGGGACGACCAGGTGGACACCGGCACCAAGAACATCACGCGCGAGCACGAGCTGGCGCTCGCCGCCAACGCGCGTGAAATGCTCACCCAGACCGAGCGAGCGCTGCAACGCCTGGACACGGGGACGTACGGACTGTGCGAGAACTGCGGCAACCCCATCGGCAAGGCCAGGATGCAGGCGTTTCCCCGGGCGACGCTCTGCGTCGAGTGCAAGCAGAAGCAGGAACGCCGGTAG
- the lspA gene encoding signal peptidase II → MAEAERIIGTPDIPDVARTGQERPERERPDDATPGERSDSEAAPTPSDGSGADEQQAPSRGKRRIAVLFAVAAFAYALDLTSKLIVVAKLEHHDAIEVFGEWLRFDAIRNPGAAFGFGQAFTIIFTLIAVAVIVVIARLARKLYSLPWAIALGLLLGGALGNLTDRIFRSPGVFEGAVVDFIAPKHFAVFNLADSAIVCGGILIVLLSFKGLDPDGTVHKD, encoded by the coding sequence GTGGCAGAGGCGGAGCGCATCATCGGTACGCCGGACATCCCGGACGTGGCGCGGACCGGACAGGAACGGCCCGAGCGCGAGCGGCCCGACGACGCGACACCGGGCGAGCGGTCCGACTCCGAGGCGGCACCCACCCCGTCCGACGGCTCCGGCGCGGACGAGCAGCAGGCGCCGTCCCGCGGCAAGCGGCGGATCGCCGTACTGTTCGCGGTCGCCGCGTTCGCCTACGCCCTGGACCTGACCAGCAAGCTCATCGTGGTGGCGAAGCTGGAGCACCACGACGCGATCGAGGTCTTCGGCGAGTGGCTGCGGTTCGACGCGATCCGCAACCCCGGTGCGGCCTTCGGCTTCGGCCAGGCGTTCACGATCATCTTCACGCTGATCGCGGTGGCCGTGATCGTGGTGATCGCCCGGCTCGCCCGCAAGCTGTACAGCCTGCCCTGGGCGATCGCCCTCGGCCTGCTGCTCGGCGGCGCGCTCGGCAACCTGACCGACCGGATCTTCCGCTCGCCCGGCGTCTTCGAGGGCGCGGTCGTCGACTTCATCGCGCCCAAGCACTTCGCGGTCTTCAACCTCGCCGACTCGGCGATCGTCTGCGGCGGCATCCTGATCGTGCTGCTGTCCTTCAAGGGACTGGACCCCGACGGGACCGTCCACAAGGACTGA
- a CDS encoding RluA family pseudouridine synthase gives MSTIPEIRTLPVPDGLEGERVDAAISRMFGFSRTKAAELAAAGKVLVDGTAVGKSERVSGGAWLEVEMPQEAAPVQVVAEPVEGMEIVHDDDDVVVIVKPVGVAAHPSPGWSGPTVIGGLAAAGYRISTSGAAERQGIVHRLDVGTSGLMVVAKSEYAYTSLKRQFKERTVDKRYHTLVQGHPDPTSGTIDAPIGRHPNHDYKWAVTADGKPSVTHYDLIEAFRAASLLDVKLETGRTHQIRVHMAAHRHPCVGDLTYGADPTLAKRLRLTRQWLHAVRLGFEHPGDGQWAEFACDYPEDLQKALDLVREETYG, from the coding sequence GTGAGCACGATTCCCGAGATCCGTACCCTGCCCGTGCCGGACGGTCTGGAGGGCGAGCGCGTCGACGCCGCCATCTCCCGCATGTTCGGCTTTTCCCGTACCAAGGCCGCGGAGCTCGCCGCGGCGGGCAAGGTGCTGGTCGACGGCACGGCGGTCGGCAAGTCCGAGCGCGTGAGCGGCGGGGCCTGGCTGGAGGTCGAGATGCCGCAGGAGGCCGCGCCGGTGCAGGTGGTGGCCGAGCCGGTCGAGGGCATGGAGATCGTGCACGACGACGACGACGTGGTCGTGATCGTCAAGCCGGTCGGAGTCGCGGCCCACCCGAGTCCGGGCTGGTCCGGGCCGACGGTCATCGGCGGACTCGCGGCGGCCGGGTACCGGATCTCGACGTCCGGCGCCGCCGAGCGCCAGGGCATCGTGCACCGTCTCGACGTCGGCACCTCGGGCCTGATGGTGGTCGCCAAGTCCGAGTACGCGTACACGTCGCTGAAGCGCCAGTTCAAGGAGCGCACGGTCGACAAGCGCTACCACACCCTGGTCCAGGGCCACCCCGACCCGACCAGCGGCACCATCGACGCGCCCATCGGCCGCCACCCCAACCACGACTACAAGTGGGCGGTCACGGCCGACGGCAAGCCGTCCGTCACGCACTACGACCTGATCGAGGCGTTCCGCGCGGCCTCCCTGCTCGACGTGAAGCTGGAGACCGGCCGCACCCACCAGATCCGCGTGCACATGGCCGCCCATCGCCACCCCTGCGTCGGCGACCTCACCTACGGCGCGGACCCCACGCTCGCCAAGCGGCTGCGGCTGACCCGGCAGTGGCTGCACGCCGTGCGCCTCGGCTTCGAGCACCCCGGGGACGGCCAGTGGGCGGAGTTCGCCTGCGACTACCCGGAGGACCTCCAGAAGGCCCTGGACCTGGTGCGCGAGGAGACCTACGGATGA
- a CDS encoding GNAT family N-acetyltransferase has protein sequence MSAAELTFTVRVAEEPADREACFAVRKEVFVAEQGVPQDVEYDAYDATALHVLALREDGLPLGTGRLLYGPGAAAKTGGDPAVGSLGRLAVTKEARGLGVGVALVRAIEDAARARGLAAVDLHAQTHALGFYERLGYEAYGPEFPDAGIPHRSMRRAL, from the coding sequence ATGAGCGCCGCGGAGCTGACCTTCACGGTGCGCGTGGCCGAGGAGCCCGCCGACCGCGAGGCCTGCTTCGCGGTGCGCAAGGAGGTCTTCGTCGCCGAGCAGGGCGTCCCGCAGGACGTGGAGTACGACGCCTACGACGCGACCGCGCTGCACGTCCTGGCCCTGCGTGAGGACGGGCTGCCGCTCGGCACCGGGCGGCTGCTGTACGGCCCGGGCGCCGCGGCCAAGACCGGCGGTGATCCGGCGGTGGGGTCGCTGGGGCGGCTCGCGGTGACCAAGGAGGCCCGGGGGCTCGGAGTCGGCGTGGCGCTGGTGCGGGCCATCGAGGACGCGGCCCGCGCGCGCGGCCTGGCGGCCGTGGACCTGCACGCGCAGACGCACGCCCTCGGCTTCTACGAGCGCCTGGGGTACGAGGCGTACGGGCCGGAGTTCCCGGACGCCGGCATTCCGCACCGGTCGATGCGGCGCGCCCTGTAG
- a CDS encoding Na+/H+ antiporter, which translates to MDQLALLFVLLLGAVVSVPVGDRLGLPAPVLMTLLGIVLALLEFVPNVDVPPDLILPLLLPPLLYAAVRRTSWRQFAANKRPIFLLAVALVCVTTACVAAVAHSIVPGLPIAAAVALGALVAPPDPVAATAVAGQLGLPRRLVSILEGEGLFNDVTAIVLYHVAITAVVTGTFSPWEAGLDFVLSAVVALVIGLTLGWGANKLLDVLGDETLQIGLTLLVPYASYVLAEELHGSGVLAVLVTALFLAEYSGDPDDVLMRLAGHTFWNIVDTLVTGVAFGLIGLELHNAIGTASGRWGELLGWAAAVAAVVVVLRLAYLLPASWLTQRLHARRDYDEEIPTSWRETVVMWWSGMRGVASVALALAIPLRTEDGAPFPDRDEIVFIAFGVIMATLVLQGLTLPWLVKRLGVRADTEVEEEFERALAVRAAKAAKRRLREIEEVEDLPEEVSERMLRRAVDIGVRISPRLAEDERREGHEQRTRRLKRLRRIERDMLSAARHEVLAARREPGADPEVVDRVLRHLDVRSLR; encoded by the coding sequence GTGGATCAGTTGGCCCTGCTGTTCGTGCTGTTGCTCGGGGCCGTGGTGAGTGTCCCGGTCGGGGACCGGCTGGGACTGCCCGCGCCGGTGCTGATGACCCTGCTGGGCATCGTGCTGGCGCTGCTCGAATTCGTGCCGAACGTCGACGTCCCGCCCGACCTGATCCTGCCGCTGCTGCTTCCGCCGCTGCTCTACGCCGCCGTCCGGCGCACCTCCTGGCGGCAGTTCGCGGCCAACAAACGCCCGATCTTCCTGCTGGCCGTGGCGCTGGTGTGCGTGACCACCGCATGTGTCGCCGCGGTCGCCCACTCGATCGTGCCGGGACTGCCGATCGCGGCGGCCGTGGCCCTCGGCGCCCTGGTGGCGCCGCCCGATCCGGTCGCGGCGACCGCCGTCGCCGGGCAGTTGGGGCTGCCCCGCCGGCTGGTGTCGATCCTGGAGGGCGAGGGGCTGTTCAACGACGTGACGGCCATCGTGCTTTACCACGTGGCGATCACCGCGGTGGTGACCGGGACCTTTTCGCCCTGGGAGGCCGGGCTCGACTTCGTGCTGTCGGCCGTGGTCGCGCTGGTGATCGGCCTGACGCTGGGCTGGGGGGCCAACAAGCTGCTGGACGTGCTCGGCGACGAGACCCTCCAGATCGGGCTCACCCTGCTGGTGCCCTACGCGTCCTACGTGCTGGCCGAGGAACTCCACGGGTCGGGGGTGCTCGCCGTGCTCGTCACCGCGCTGTTCCTCGCCGAGTACTCCGGCGATCCCGACGACGTCCTGATGCGGCTGGCCGGGCACACCTTCTGGAACATCGTCGACACCCTGGTCACCGGTGTCGCGTTCGGGCTGATCGGGCTGGAGCTGCACAACGCGATCGGGACGGCGTCCGGGCGGTGGGGCGAACTGCTCGGCTGGGCGGCGGCGGTCGCCGCGGTGGTCGTCGTGCTGCGGCTGGCGTACCTGCTGCCGGCGAGCTGGCTCACCCAGCGGCTGCACGCCCGGCGGGACTACGACGAGGAGATCCCGACGAGTTGGCGGGAGACCGTCGTGATGTGGTGGTCGGGGATGCGCGGGGTCGCCTCCGTGGCCCTGGCACTGGCCATTCCGCTGCGGACCGAGGACGGTGCGCCCTTTCCCGACCGGGACGAGATCGTGTTCATCGCGTTCGGCGTGATCATGGCGACGCTGGTGTTGCAGGGGCTGACTCTGCCGTGGCTGGTGAAGCGGCTCGGCGTGCGGGCCGACACCGAGGTCGAGGAGGAGTTCGAGCGGGCGCTGGCGGTGCGCGCGGCGAAGGCGGCGAAGCGGAGGCTGCGGGAGATCGAGGAGGTCGAGGACCTGCCGGAGGAGGTGTCCGAGCGGATGCTGCGGCGGGCCGTCGACATCGGCGTCCGGATCAGTCCGCGGCTGGCGGAGGACGAGCGGCGCGAGGGGCACGAGCAACGCACGCGCCGGCTGAAGAGGCTGCGGCGGATCGAACGGGACATGCTGAGCGCGGCGCGGCACGAGGTCCTGGCCGCGCGCCGGGAGCCGGGGGCGGATCCGGAGGTGGTGGACCGGGTGCTGCGCCACCTCGACGTGCGCAGTCTGCGGTGA